One region of Bubalus bubalis isolate 160015118507 breed Murrah chromosome 15, NDDB_SH_1, whole genome shotgun sequence genomic DNA includes:
- the NAPRT gene encoding nicotinate phosphoribosyltransferase isoform X3: MAAEQDPEGRAAARPLLTDLYQATMALGYWRAGRAQDQAEFELFFRQCPFGGAFALAAGLRDCVRFLRAFRLRDADVQFLASALPPDTDPAFFEHLRALDCSGVTVRALPEGSLAFPGVPLLQVSGPLLVVQLLETPLLCLVSYASLIATNAARLRLIAGPDKRLLEMGLRRAQGPDGGLTASTYSYLGGFDASSNVLAGQLRGVPVAGTLAHSFVTSFSGSEVPPDPMLAPAAGQGSQVDLAASVEMWLERVCGHLGLGVQEPHRGERAAFVAYALAFPRGFQGLLDTYSVRRSGLPNFLAVALALQELGYQAVGVRLDSGDLLQQAREIRGVFQTAAAQFGVPWLQSVPIAVSNNIDEEELARLAQKGSEVNVIGIGTSVVTCPRQPSLGCVYKLVSVGGQPRMKLTEDPEKQTLPGSKAAFRLLGSDDVLQLAEEPHPQAGQELRVWPRGARESRTVRPAHVEPLLRLWVQQGQQLCEPLPSLAESRAFAQQSLHRLSPAHRRLEQPALYQVALSEKLQALVDRLSARGAL; this comes from the exons ATGGCGGCGGAGCAGGACCCCGAGGGGCGCGCGGCGGCGCGGCCGCTGCTCACCGACCTGTACCAAGCCACCATGGCGCTGGGCTACTGGCGCGCAGGCCGCGCGCAGGACCAGGCCGAGTTCGAGCTCTTCTTCCGCCAGTGCCCGTTCGGCGGAGCCTTCGCCTTGGCCGCGGGGCTGCGCGACTGCGTGCGTTTCCTGCGTGCCTTCCGCCTGCGGGACGCAG ATGTGCAGTTCCTGGCTTCGGCGCTGCCCCCAGACACAGACCCCGCGTTCTTTGAGCACCTTCGTGCCCTCGACTGCTCTGGTGTGACGGTGCGGGCCCTGCCCGAGGGCTCCCTCGCCTTCCCCGGC GTGCCGCTACTGCAGGTGTCCGGGCCGCTCCTGGTGGTGCAGCTGCTGGAGACGCCGCTCCTCTGCCTGGTCAGCTACGCCAG CCTCATCGCCACAAATGCCGCGCGCCTTCGCCTGATCGCAGGGCCCGACAAGCGGCTGCTGGAGATGGGGCTTCGGCGTGCTCAGGGCCCCGACGGGGGTCTTACTGCTTCTACCTACAGCTACCTGGGCG GCTTCGATGCCAGCAGCAACGTGCTCGCAGGACAGCTGCGGGGCGTGCCGGTGGCTGGGACCCTGGCGCACTCCTTTGTCACTTCCTTTTCAGGCAGTGAGGTGCCCCCTGACCCG ATGTTGGCTCCAGCGGCTGGTCAGGGCTCCCAGGTGGATCTGGCTGCCAGTGTGGAGATGTGGCTGGAGCGTGTGTGTGGCCACCTGGGGCTGGGTGTGCAAGAGCCGCATCGGGGAGAGCGGGCAGCCTTTGTGGCCTATGCCCTGGCCTTTCCCCGGGGCTTCCAGGGCCTGCTGGACACCTACAGTGTGCGGAG GAGCGGGCTCCCCAACTTCCTGGCTGTAGCCCTGGCCCTGCAGGAGCTGGGCTACCAGGCAGTGGGCGTGAGGCTGGACAGTGGCGATCTGCTTCAGCAGGCTCGGGAGATCCGCGGGGTCTTCCAGACAGCTGCAGCCCA GTTCGGGGTGCCCTGGCTGCAGTCAGTCCCCATCGCTGTCAGCAACAACATTGACGAGGAGGAGCTGGCCCGGCTGGCCCAGaag GGCAGTGAGGTGAACGTCATTGGCATCGGCACTAGTGTGGTCACCTGCCCTCGCCAGCCTTCCCTGGGCTGTGTCTACAAG CTGGTGTCTGTGGGAGGCCAGCCGCGGATGAAGCTGACCGAGGACCCCGAGAAGCAGACATTGCCTGGGAGCAAGGCTGCCTTCCGGCTCCTGGGCTCTGATG ATGTGCTGCAGTTGGCAGAGGAGCCACATCCCCAGGCTGGCCAGGAGCTGAGAGTGTGGCCTCGAGGGGCCCGGGAGTCCCGTACTGTGAGGCCGGCCCACGTGGAGCCGCTGCTGCGACTCTGGGTCCAGCAGGGACAG CAGCTGTGTGAGCCACTGCCATCCCTGGCTGAATCCAGAGCCTTTGCCCAGCAGTCCCTGCACCGTCTGAGCCCCGCCCACAGGCGGCTGGAGCAGCCGGCACTGTACCAG GTCGCGCTGTCTGAGAAGCTCCAGGCCCTGGTGGACAGACTGAGTGCCAGAGGAGCCCTCTGA
- the NAPRT gene encoding nicotinate phosphoribosyltransferase isoform X2 encodes MAAEQDPEGRAAARPLLTDLYQATMALGYWRAGRAQDQAEFELFFRQCPFGGAFALAAGLRDCVRFLRAFRLRDADVQFLASALPPDTDPAFFEHLRALDCSGVTVRALPEGSLAFPGVPLLQVSGPLLVVQLLETPLLCLVSYASLIATNAARLRLIAGPDKRLLEMGLRRAQGPDGGLTASTYSYLGGFDASSNVLAGQLRGVPVAGTLAHSFVTSFSGSEVPPDPMLAPAAGQGSQVDLAASVEMWLERVCGHLGLGVQEPHRGERAAFVAYALAFPRGFQGLLDTYSVRRSGLPNFLAVALALQELGYQAVGVRLDSGDLLQQAREIRGVFQTAAAQFGVPWLQSVPIAVSNNIDEEELARLAQKGSEVNVIGIGTSVVTCPRQPSLGCVYKLVSVGGQPRMKLTEDPEKQTLPGSKAAFRLLGSDGSLLLDVLQLAEEPHPQAGQELRVWPRGARESRTVRPAHVEPLLRLWVQQGQLCEPLPSLAESRAFAQQSLHRLSPAHRRLEQPALYQVALSEKLQALVDRLSARGAL; translated from the exons ATGGCGGCGGAGCAGGACCCCGAGGGGCGCGCGGCGGCGCGGCCGCTGCTCACCGACCTGTACCAAGCCACCATGGCGCTGGGCTACTGGCGCGCAGGCCGCGCGCAGGACCAGGCCGAGTTCGAGCTCTTCTTCCGCCAGTGCCCGTTCGGCGGAGCCTTCGCCTTGGCCGCGGGGCTGCGCGACTGCGTGCGTTTCCTGCGTGCCTTCCGCCTGCGGGACGCAG ATGTGCAGTTCCTGGCTTCGGCGCTGCCCCCAGACACAGACCCCGCGTTCTTTGAGCACCTTCGTGCCCTCGACTGCTCTGGTGTGACGGTGCGGGCCCTGCCCGAGGGCTCCCTCGCCTTCCCCGGC GTGCCGCTACTGCAGGTGTCCGGGCCGCTCCTGGTGGTGCAGCTGCTGGAGACGCCGCTCCTCTGCCTGGTCAGCTACGCCAG CCTCATCGCCACAAATGCCGCGCGCCTTCGCCTGATCGCAGGGCCCGACAAGCGGCTGCTGGAGATGGGGCTTCGGCGTGCTCAGGGCCCCGACGGGGGTCTTACTGCTTCTACCTACAGCTACCTGGGCG GCTTCGATGCCAGCAGCAACGTGCTCGCAGGACAGCTGCGGGGCGTGCCGGTGGCTGGGACCCTGGCGCACTCCTTTGTCACTTCCTTTTCAGGCAGTGAGGTGCCCCCTGACCCG ATGTTGGCTCCAGCGGCTGGTCAGGGCTCCCAGGTGGATCTGGCTGCCAGTGTGGAGATGTGGCTGGAGCGTGTGTGTGGCCACCTGGGGCTGGGTGTGCAAGAGCCGCATCGGGGAGAGCGGGCAGCCTTTGTGGCCTATGCCCTGGCCTTTCCCCGGGGCTTCCAGGGCCTGCTGGACACCTACAGTGTGCGGAG GAGCGGGCTCCCCAACTTCCTGGCTGTAGCCCTGGCCCTGCAGGAGCTGGGCTACCAGGCAGTGGGCGTGAGGCTGGACAGTGGCGATCTGCTTCAGCAGGCTCGGGAGATCCGCGGGGTCTTCCAGACAGCTGCAGCCCA GTTCGGGGTGCCCTGGCTGCAGTCAGTCCCCATCGCTGTCAGCAACAACATTGACGAGGAGGAGCTGGCCCGGCTGGCCCAGaag GGCAGTGAGGTGAACGTCATTGGCATCGGCACTAGTGTGGTCACCTGCCCTCGCCAGCCTTCCCTGGGCTGTGTCTACAAG CTGGTGTCTGTGGGAGGCCAGCCGCGGATGAAGCTGACCGAGGACCCCGAGAAGCAGACATTGCCTGGGAGCAAGGCTGCCTTCCGGCTCCTGGGCTCTGATG gatctcTGCTGTTAGATGTGCTGCAGTTGGCAGAGGAGCCACATCCCCAGGCTGGCCAGGAGCTGAGAGTGTGGCCTCGAGGGGCCCGGGAGTCCCGTACTGTGAGGCCGGCCCACGTGGAGCCGCTGCTGCGACTCTGGGTCCAGCAGGGACAG CTGTGTGAGCCACTGCCATCCCTGGCTGAATCCAGAGCCTTTGCCCAGCAGTCCCTGCACCGTCTGAGCCCCGCCCACAGGCGGCTGGAGCAGCCGGCACTGTACCAG GTCGCGCTGTCTGAGAAGCTCCAGGCCCTGGTGGACAGACTGAGTGCCAGAGGAGCCCTCTGA
- the NAPRT gene encoding nicotinate phosphoribosyltransferase isoform X8 — translation MAAEQDPEGRAAARPLLTDLYQATMALGYWRAGRAQDQAEFELFFRQCPFGGAFALAAGLRDCVRFLRAFRLRDADVQFLASALPPDTDPAFFEHLRALDCSGVTVRALPEGSLAFPGVPLLQVSGPLLVVQLLETPLLCLVSYASLIATNAARLRLIAGPDKRLLEMGLRRAQGPDGGLTASTYSYLGGFDASSNVLAGQLRGVPVAGTLAHSFVTSFSGSEVPPDPMLAPAAGQGSQVDLAASVEMWLERVCGHLGLGVQEPHRGERAAFVAYALAFPRGFQGLLDTYSVRRSGLPNFLAVALALQELGYQAVGVRLDSGDLLQQAREIRGVFQTAAAQFGVPWLQSVPIAVSNNIDEEELARLAQKLVSVGGQPRMKLTEDPEKQTLPGSKAAFRLLGSDDVLQLAEEPHPQAGQELRVWPRGARESRTVRPAHVEPLLRLWVQQGQQLCEPLPSLAESRAFAQQSLHRLSPAHRRLEQPALYQVALSEKLQALVDRLSARGAL, via the exons ATGGCGGCGGAGCAGGACCCCGAGGGGCGCGCGGCGGCGCGGCCGCTGCTCACCGACCTGTACCAAGCCACCATGGCGCTGGGCTACTGGCGCGCAGGCCGCGCGCAGGACCAGGCCGAGTTCGAGCTCTTCTTCCGCCAGTGCCCGTTCGGCGGAGCCTTCGCCTTGGCCGCGGGGCTGCGCGACTGCGTGCGTTTCCTGCGTGCCTTCCGCCTGCGGGACGCAG ATGTGCAGTTCCTGGCTTCGGCGCTGCCCCCAGACACAGACCCCGCGTTCTTTGAGCACCTTCGTGCCCTCGACTGCTCTGGTGTGACGGTGCGGGCCCTGCCCGAGGGCTCCCTCGCCTTCCCCGGC GTGCCGCTACTGCAGGTGTCCGGGCCGCTCCTGGTGGTGCAGCTGCTGGAGACGCCGCTCCTCTGCCTGGTCAGCTACGCCAG CCTCATCGCCACAAATGCCGCGCGCCTTCGCCTGATCGCAGGGCCCGACAAGCGGCTGCTGGAGATGGGGCTTCGGCGTGCTCAGGGCCCCGACGGGGGTCTTACTGCTTCTACCTACAGCTACCTGGGCG GCTTCGATGCCAGCAGCAACGTGCTCGCAGGACAGCTGCGGGGCGTGCCGGTGGCTGGGACCCTGGCGCACTCCTTTGTCACTTCCTTTTCAGGCAGTGAGGTGCCCCCTGACCCG ATGTTGGCTCCAGCGGCTGGTCAGGGCTCCCAGGTGGATCTGGCTGCCAGTGTGGAGATGTGGCTGGAGCGTGTGTGTGGCCACCTGGGGCTGGGTGTGCAAGAGCCGCATCGGGGAGAGCGGGCAGCCTTTGTGGCCTATGCCCTGGCCTTTCCCCGGGGCTTCCAGGGCCTGCTGGACACCTACAGTGTGCGGAG GAGCGGGCTCCCCAACTTCCTGGCTGTAGCCCTGGCCCTGCAGGAGCTGGGCTACCAGGCAGTGGGCGTGAGGCTGGACAGTGGCGATCTGCTTCAGCAGGCTCGGGAGATCCGCGGGGTCTTCCAGACAGCTGCAGCCCA GTTCGGGGTGCCCTGGCTGCAGTCAGTCCCCATCGCTGTCAGCAACAACATTGACGAGGAGGAGCTGGCCCGGCTGGCCCAGaag CTGGTGTCTGTGGGAGGCCAGCCGCGGATGAAGCTGACCGAGGACCCCGAGAAGCAGACATTGCCTGGGAGCAAGGCTGCCTTCCGGCTCCTGGGCTCTGATG ATGTGCTGCAGTTGGCAGAGGAGCCACATCCCCAGGCTGGCCAGGAGCTGAGAGTGTGGCCTCGAGGGGCCCGGGAGTCCCGTACTGTGAGGCCGGCCCACGTGGAGCCGCTGCTGCGACTCTGGGTCCAGCAGGGACAG CAGCTGTGTGAGCCACTGCCATCCCTGGCTGAATCCAGAGCCTTTGCCCAGCAGTCCCTGCACCGTCTGAGCCCCGCCCACAGGCGGCTGGAGCAGCCGGCACTGTACCAG GTCGCGCTGTCTGAGAAGCTCCAGGCCCTGGTGGACAGACTGAGTGCCAGAGGAGCCCTCTGA
- the NAPRT gene encoding nicotinate phosphoribosyltransferase isoform X7, translating to MAAEQDPEGRAAARPLLTDLYQATMALGYWRAGRAQDQAEFELFFRQCPFGGAFALAAGLRDCVRFLRAFRLRDADVQFLASALPPDTDPAFFEHLRALDCSGVTVRALPEGSLAFPGVPLLQVSGPLLVVQLLETPLLCLVSYASLIATNAARLRLIAGPDKRLLEMGLRRAQGPDGGLTASTYSYLGGFDASSNVLAGQLRGVPVAGTLAHSFVTSFSGSEVPPDPMLAPAAGQGSQVDLAASVEMWLERVCGHLGLGVQEPHRGERAAFVAYALAFPRGFQGLLDTYSVRRSGLPNFLAVALALQELGYQAVGVRLDSGDLLQQAREIRGVFQTAAAQFGVPWLQSVPIAVSNNIDEEELARLAQKLVSVGGQPRMKLTEDPEKQTLPGSKAAFRLLGSDGSLLLDVLQLAEEPHPQAGQELRVWPRGARESRTVRPAHVEPLLRLWVQQGQLCEPLPSLAESRAFAQQSLHRLSPAHRRLEQPALYQVALSEKLQALVDRLSARGAL from the exons ATGGCGGCGGAGCAGGACCCCGAGGGGCGCGCGGCGGCGCGGCCGCTGCTCACCGACCTGTACCAAGCCACCATGGCGCTGGGCTACTGGCGCGCAGGCCGCGCGCAGGACCAGGCCGAGTTCGAGCTCTTCTTCCGCCAGTGCCCGTTCGGCGGAGCCTTCGCCTTGGCCGCGGGGCTGCGCGACTGCGTGCGTTTCCTGCGTGCCTTCCGCCTGCGGGACGCAG ATGTGCAGTTCCTGGCTTCGGCGCTGCCCCCAGACACAGACCCCGCGTTCTTTGAGCACCTTCGTGCCCTCGACTGCTCTGGTGTGACGGTGCGGGCCCTGCCCGAGGGCTCCCTCGCCTTCCCCGGC GTGCCGCTACTGCAGGTGTCCGGGCCGCTCCTGGTGGTGCAGCTGCTGGAGACGCCGCTCCTCTGCCTGGTCAGCTACGCCAG CCTCATCGCCACAAATGCCGCGCGCCTTCGCCTGATCGCAGGGCCCGACAAGCGGCTGCTGGAGATGGGGCTTCGGCGTGCTCAGGGCCCCGACGGGGGTCTTACTGCTTCTACCTACAGCTACCTGGGCG GCTTCGATGCCAGCAGCAACGTGCTCGCAGGACAGCTGCGGGGCGTGCCGGTGGCTGGGACCCTGGCGCACTCCTTTGTCACTTCCTTTTCAGGCAGTGAGGTGCCCCCTGACCCG ATGTTGGCTCCAGCGGCTGGTCAGGGCTCCCAGGTGGATCTGGCTGCCAGTGTGGAGATGTGGCTGGAGCGTGTGTGTGGCCACCTGGGGCTGGGTGTGCAAGAGCCGCATCGGGGAGAGCGGGCAGCCTTTGTGGCCTATGCCCTGGCCTTTCCCCGGGGCTTCCAGGGCCTGCTGGACACCTACAGTGTGCGGAG GAGCGGGCTCCCCAACTTCCTGGCTGTAGCCCTGGCCCTGCAGGAGCTGGGCTACCAGGCAGTGGGCGTGAGGCTGGACAGTGGCGATCTGCTTCAGCAGGCTCGGGAGATCCGCGGGGTCTTCCAGACAGCTGCAGCCCA GTTCGGGGTGCCCTGGCTGCAGTCAGTCCCCATCGCTGTCAGCAACAACATTGACGAGGAGGAGCTGGCCCGGCTGGCCCAGaag CTGGTGTCTGTGGGAGGCCAGCCGCGGATGAAGCTGACCGAGGACCCCGAGAAGCAGACATTGCCTGGGAGCAAGGCTGCCTTCCGGCTCCTGGGCTCTGATG gatctcTGCTGTTAGATGTGCTGCAGTTGGCAGAGGAGCCACATCCCCAGGCTGGCCAGGAGCTGAGAGTGTGGCCTCGAGGGGCCCGGGAGTCCCGTACTGTGAGGCCGGCCCACGTGGAGCCGCTGCTGCGACTCTGGGTCCAGCAGGGACAG CTGTGTGAGCCACTGCCATCCCTGGCTGAATCCAGAGCCTTTGCCCAGCAGTCCCTGCACCGTCTGAGCCCCGCCCACAGGCGGCTGGAGCAGCCGGCACTGTACCAG GTCGCGCTGTCTGAGAAGCTCCAGGCCCTGGTGGACAGACTGAGTGCCAGAGGAGCCCTCTGA
- the NAPRT gene encoding nicotinate phosphoribosyltransferase isoform X5 produces MAAEQDPEGRAAARPLLTDLYQATMALGYWRAGRAQDQAEFELFFRQCPFGGAFALAAGLRDCVRFLRAFRLRDADVQFLASALPPDTDPAFFEHLRALDCSGVTVPLLQVSGPLLVVQLLETPLLCLVSYASLIATNAARLRLIAGPDKRLLEMGLRRAQGPDGGLTASTYSYLGGFDASSNVLAGQLRGVPVAGTLAHSFVTSFSGSEVPPDPMLAPAAGQGSQVDLAASVEMWLERVCGHLGLGVQEPHRGERAAFVAYALAFPRGFQGLLDTYSVRRSGLPNFLAVALALQELGYQAVGVRLDSGDLLQQAREIRGVFQTAAAQFGVPWLQSVPIAVSNNIDEEELARLAQKGSEVNVIGIGTSVVTCPRQPSLGCVYKLVSVGGQPRMKLTEDPEKQTLPGSKAAFRLLGSDGSLLLDVLQLAEEPHPQAGQELRVWPRGARESRTVRPAHVEPLLRLWVQQGQQLCEPLPSLAESRAFAQQSLHRLSPAHRRLEQPALYQVALSEKLQALVDRLSARGAL; encoded by the exons ATGGCGGCGGAGCAGGACCCCGAGGGGCGCGCGGCGGCGCGGCCGCTGCTCACCGACCTGTACCAAGCCACCATGGCGCTGGGCTACTGGCGCGCAGGCCGCGCGCAGGACCAGGCCGAGTTCGAGCTCTTCTTCCGCCAGTGCCCGTTCGGCGGAGCCTTCGCCTTGGCCGCGGGGCTGCGCGACTGCGTGCGTTTCCTGCGTGCCTTCCGCCTGCGGGACGCAG ATGTGCAGTTCCTGGCTTCGGCGCTGCCCCCAGACACAGACCCCGCGTTCTTTGAGCACCTTCGTGCCCTCGACTGCTCTGGTGTGACG GTGCCGCTACTGCAGGTGTCCGGGCCGCTCCTGGTGGTGCAGCTGCTGGAGACGCCGCTCCTCTGCCTGGTCAGCTACGCCAG CCTCATCGCCACAAATGCCGCGCGCCTTCGCCTGATCGCAGGGCCCGACAAGCGGCTGCTGGAGATGGGGCTTCGGCGTGCTCAGGGCCCCGACGGGGGTCTTACTGCTTCTACCTACAGCTACCTGGGCG GCTTCGATGCCAGCAGCAACGTGCTCGCAGGACAGCTGCGGGGCGTGCCGGTGGCTGGGACCCTGGCGCACTCCTTTGTCACTTCCTTTTCAGGCAGTGAGGTGCCCCCTGACCCG ATGTTGGCTCCAGCGGCTGGTCAGGGCTCCCAGGTGGATCTGGCTGCCAGTGTGGAGATGTGGCTGGAGCGTGTGTGTGGCCACCTGGGGCTGGGTGTGCAAGAGCCGCATCGGGGAGAGCGGGCAGCCTTTGTGGCCTATGCCCTGGCCTTTCCCCGGGGCTTCCAGGGCCTGCTGGACACCTACAGTGTGCGGAG GAGCGGGCTCCCCAACTTCCTGGCTGTAGCCCTGGCCCTGCAGGAGCTGGGCTACCAGGCAGTGGGCGTGAGGCTGGACAGTGGCGATCTGCTTCAGCAGGCTCGGGAGATCCGCGGGGTCTTCCAGACAGCTGCAGCCCA GTTCGGGGTGCCCTGGCTGCAGTCAGTCCCCATCGCTGTCAGCAACAACATTGACGAGGAGGAGCTGGCCCGGCTGGCCCAGaag GGCAGTGAGGTGAACGTCATTGGCATCGGCACTAGTGTGGTCACCTGCCCTCGCCAGCCTTCCCTGGGCTGTGTCTACAAG CTGGTGTCTGTGGGAGGCCAGCCGCGGATGAAGCTGACCGAGGACCCCGAGAAGCAGACATTGCCTGGGAGCAAGGCTGCCTTCCGGCTCCTGGGCTCTGATG gatctcTGCTGTTAGATGTGCTGCAGTTGGCAGAGGAGCCACATCCCCAGGCTGGCCAGGAGCTGAGAGTGTGGCCTCGAGGGGCCCGGGAGTCCCGTACTGTGAGGCCGGCCCACGTGGAGCCGCTGCTGCGACTCTGGGTCCAGCAGGGACAG CAGCTGTGTGAGCCACTGCCATCCCTGGCTGAATCCAGAGCCTTTGCCCAGCAGTCCCTGCACCGTCTGAGCCCCGCCCACAGGCGGCTGGAGCAGCCGGCACTGTACCAG GTCGCGCTGTCTGAGAAGCTCCAGGCCCTGGTGGACAGACTGAGTGCCAGAGGAGCCCTCTGA
- the NAPRT gene encoding nicotinate phosphoribosyltransferase isoform X4, whose product MAAEQDPEGRAAARPLLTDLYQATMALGYWRAGRAQDQAEFELFFRQCPFGGAFALAAGLRDCVRFLRAFRLRDADVQFLASALPPDTDPAFFEHLRALDCSGVTVRALPEGSLAFPGVPLLQVSGPLLVVQLLETPLLCLVSYASLIATNAARLRLIAGPDKRLLEMGLRRAQGPDGGLTASTYSYLGGFDASSNVLAGQLRGVPVAGTLAHSFVTSFSGSEVPPDPMLAPAAGQGSQVDLAASVEMWLERVCGHLGLGVQEPHRGERAAFVAYALAFPRGFQGLLDTYSVRRSGLPNFLAVALALQELGYQAVGVRLDSGDLLQQAREIRGVFQTAAAQFGVPWLQSVPIAVSNNIDEEELARLAQKGSEVNVIGIGTSVVTCPRQPSLGCVYKLVSVGGQPRMKLTEDPEKQTLPGSKAAFRLLGSDDVLQLAEEPHPQAGQELRVWPRGARESRTVRPAHVEPLLRLWVQQGQLCEPLPSLAESRAFAQQSLHRLSPAHRRLEQPALYQVALSEKLQALVDRLSARGAL is encoded by the exons ATGGCGGCGGAGCAGGACCCCGAGGGGCGCGCGGCGGCGCGGCCGCTGCTCACCGACCTGTACCAAGCCACCATGGCGCTGGGCTACTGGCGCGCAGGCCGCGCGCAGGACCAGGCCGAGTTCGAGCTCTTCTTCCGCCAGTGCCCGTTCGGCGGAGCCTTCGCCTTGGCCGCGGGGCTGCGCGACTGCGTGCGTTTCCTGCGTGCCTTCCGCCTGCGGGACGCAG ATGTGCAGTTCCTGGCTTCGGCGCTGCCCCCAGACACAGACCCCGCGTTCTTTGAGCACCTTCGTGCCCTCGACTGCTCTGGTGTGACGGTGCGGGCCCTGCCCGAGGGCTCCCTCGCCTTCCCCGGC GTGCCGCTACTGCAGGTGTCCGGGCCGCTCCTGGTGGTGCAGCTGCTGGAGACGCCGCTCCTCTGCCTGGTCAGCTACGCCAG CCTCATCGCCACAAATGCCGCGCGCCTTCGCCTGATCGCAGGGCCCGACAAGCGGCTGCTGGAGATGGGGCTTCGGCGTGCTCAGGGCCCCGACGGGGGTCTTACTGCTTCTACCTACAGCTACCTGGGCG GCTTCGATGCCAGCAGCAACGTGCTCGCAGGACAGCTGCGGGGCGTGCCGGTGGCTGGGACCCTGGCGCACTCCTTTGTCACTTCCTTTTCAGGCAGTGAGGTGCCCCCTGACCCG ATGTTGGCTCCAGCGGCTGGTCAGGGCTCCCAGGTGGATCTGGCTGCCAGTGTGGAGATGTGGCTGGAGCGTGTGTGTGGCCACCTGGGGCTGGGTGTGCAAGAGCCGCATCGGGGAGAGCGGGCAGCCTTTGTGGCCTATGCCCTGGCCTTTCCCCGGGGCTTCCAGGGCCTGCTGGACACCTACAGTGTGCGGAG GAGCGGGCTCCCCAACTTCCTGGCTGTAGCCCTGGCCCTGCAGGAGCTGGGCTACCAGGCAGTGGGCGTGAGGCTGGACAGTGGCGATCTGCTTCAGCAGGCTCGGGAGATCCGCGGGGTCTTCCAGACAGCTGCAGCCCA GTTCGGGGTGCCCTGGCTGCAGTCAGTCCCCATCGCTGTCAGCAACAACATTGACGAGGAGGAGCTGGCCCGGCTGGCCCAGaag GGCAGTGAGGTGAACGTCATTGGCATCGGCACTAGTGTGGTCACCTGCCCTCGCCAGCCTTCCCTGGGCTGTGTCTACAAG CTGGTGTCTGTGGGAGGCCAGCCGCGGATGAAGCTGACCGAGGACCCCGAGAAGCAGACATTGCCTGGGAGCAAGGCTGCCTTCCGGCTCCTGGGCTCTGATG ATGTGCTGCAGTTGGCAGAGGAGCCACATCCCCAGGCTGGCCAGGAGCTGAGAGTGTGGCCTCGAGGGGCCCGGGAGTCCCGTACTGTGAGGCCGGCCCACGTGGAGCCGCTGCTGCGACTCTGGGTCCAGCAGGGACAG CTGTGTGAGCCACTGCCATCCCTGGCTGAATCCAGAGCCTTTGCCCAGCAGTCCCTGCACCGTCTGAGCCCCGCCCACAGGCGGCTGGAGCAGCCGGCACTGTACCAG GTCGCGCTGTCTGAGAAGCTCCAGGCCCTGGTGGACAGACTGAGTGCCAGAGGAGCCCTCTGA